One Papio anubis isolate 15944 chromosome 9, Panubis1.0, whole genome shotgun sequence genomic window carries:
- the ARL1 gene encoding ADP-ribosylation factor-like protein 1 — MGGFFSSIFSSLFGTREMRILILGLDGAGKTTILYRLQVGEVVTTIPTIGFNVETVTYKNLKFQVWDLGGQTSIRPYWRCYYSNTDAVIYVVDSCDRDRIGISKSELVAMLEEEELRKAILVVFANKQDMEQAMTSSEMANSLGLPALKDRKWQIFKTSATKGTGLDEAMEWLVETLKSRQ; from the exons ATGG gtGGCTTTTTCTCAAGTATATTTTCCAGTCTGTTTGGAACTCGGGAAATGAGGATTTTAATTTTGGGATTAGATGGAGCAGGAAAAACCACAATTTTGTACAGATTACAAGTTGGAGAAGTTGTTACTACTATACCTA CCATTGGATTTAATGTAGAGACGGTGACATACAAAAACCTTAAATTCCAAGTCTGGGATTTAGGAGGACAGACAAGTATCAG GCCATACTGGAGATGTTACTATTCAAACACAGATGCAGTCATTTATGTAGTAGACAGTTGTGACCGAGACCGAATTGGCATTTCCAAATCGGAGTTAGTTGCCATGTTGGAG GAAGAAGAGCTGAGAAAAGCCATTTTAGTGGTGTTTGCAAATAAACAGGACATGGAACAGGCCATGACTTCCTCAGAGATGGCAAATTCACTTGGGTTACCTGCCTTGAAGGACCGAAAATGGCAAATATTCAAAACATCAGCAACCAAAGGCACTGGCCTTGATGAGGCAATGGAATG GTTAgttgaaacattaaaaagcagACAGTAA